One Kallotenue papyrolyticum genomic window carries:
- a CDS encoding O-antigen ligase family protein, which produces MAQRETTLSRWAERIIEGGWLLAAVFTPYFFNLLTARHFEPDKAMVLRSLVLVMLAAWIIKLVERVTVLREPIAWRTWWRAPLALPVLFYALVLVLATLTSVQPWVSWWGSYQRGQGTYTNLSYIALFALMVANLRTRAQLERLLTTILLTGVSVSIYGLIQHLGLDPLPWKGDVVSRISSTMGNSIFVAAYLIMVVPWVLYRLTLALRAARHAPPAAGVADGAWLACFALLLLSQQALLLGLLKFMVAVRPINGSFAYWWVFPAGLALIAGSFALVSTRQSQQPDRRLTLALIGGGALWATALLLQYAAMAGRQIAETSTPTQRDWWVWLLLGTVGLLGTLAAMLVLPRRALADSRLFMRGQLVGYSLALLVIVLAIFFSQSRGPWIGGMVGVGLFVVLLLARLIRTGRAAGWSTLPQLRALLWSVISLGVVLAGLLIAFNLSDAPVFERLRQVPYLGRLGRLLETESGTGKVRVLIWFGDGRGGGVAGLLRDNPLRTLTLGHGPETMFTVFNRYYPPELAHVEQRGASPDRSHQALLDELVTKGALGLLSYFVLFGSAALLALRRVWRAPQFDGQVLAIAALSTLAAHFVEVLVGIPIVATLTLLWITLGILVVGERLELLPTADQPTPAPSPASAPAVRQPRGRRAGTARGAPARVITGRRSRWWPAYPLLLLAALALSWQWNLRNNYADMFLNRAQSFTPRNLQDEAFAYQNVLRAVEIAPRQDYYYLQLGNALLRLIFPYKLSAEGTASAAPPRPDQHLADLFVIRPPAARARDRNSQPLDGETDRVYWLLQENSAQQMLQYAHLVLERAFALNPGNKDHSANLGRLHALWARRANGGQPHLDQAIEWFEVARRIAPNDAAILNELATTYAYAGQTARAEQLLRESLALDPIYAETYARLGELYRANGRLQEAAEQFAQAVRYNRTILDSDQRQLEPILESLRADEQALATLRAAFEEAKQRYDQQRAAASAAGRRPPADPFFLTQLARVRAASGDLPGMHAAFEEALALDPGNVAYRRLYTIALSDTQQYDAALAQAEQAKTLAEQQQLTQYASDLQQLIDLLRPRAGG; this is translated from the coding sequence GGATCATCAAGCTGGTCGAGCGGGTCACCGTGCTGCGCGAGCCGATCGCCTGGCGCACCTGGTGGCGCGCGCCGCTGGCGCTGCCGGTGCTGTTTTACGCGCTGGTGCTGGTGCTGGCGACGCTCACCTCGGTGCAGCCCTGGGTGTCGTGGTGGGGCTCGTACCAGCGCGGCCAGGGCACCTACACCAATCTGTCCTACATCGCCCTGTTCGCGCTGATGGTTGCCAACCTGCGCACGCGCGCGCAGCTCGAGCGCCTGCTGACCACGATTCTGCTCACCGGCGTTTCGGTCTCGATCTACGGCCTGATCCAGCACCTGGGGCTCGATCCGCTGCCCTGGAAGGGCGATGTCGTATCGCGCATCTCGTCCACCATGGGCAACTCGATCTTTGTGGCAGCCTACCTGATCATGGTCGTGCCCTGGGTGCTCTACCGTCTGACACTGGCCCTGCGCGCGGCGCGACACGCGCCGCCGGCGGCGGGCGTGGCCGACGGGGCCTGGCTGGCCTGCTTCGCGCTGCTGCTGCTGAGCCAGCAGGCGCTGCTGCTAGGGCTGCTCAAGTTTATGGTGGCGGTGCGTCCGATCAACGGCAGCTTCGCCTACTGGTGGGTCTTTCCCGCCGGGCTGGCGCTGATCGCCGGCAGCTTCGCCCTGGTCAGCACGCGCCAGAGCCAACAGCCCGACCGGCGGCTGACGCTCGCGCTGATCGGTGGTGGCGCACTGTGGGCCACTGCGCTGCTGCTGCAGTACGCGGCCATGGCCGGGCGGCAGATCGCCGAAACGAGCACCCCAACCCAACGCGACTGGTGGGTCTGGCTGCTGCTGGGCACGGTGGGACTGCTGGGCACGCTCGCCGCCATGCTGGTGCTGCCGCGGCGCGCCCTGGCCGACTCGCGTCTGTTCATGCGCGGGCAGCTCGTCGGCTACAGCCTGGCACTGCTGGTGATCGTGCTGGCGATCTTCTTCTCGCAGAGTCGCGGTCCCTGGATCGGGGGCATGGTCGGCGTGGGACTGTTCGTGGTGTTGCTGCTGGCGCGGCTGATCCGCACCGGTCGGGCCGCGGGCTGGTCCACGCTACCACAGCTGCGGGCCCTGCTGTGGAGCGTGATCAGCCTGGGCGTGGTGCTGGCCGGCCTGCTGATCGCCTTCAATCTCTCCGACGCGCCGGTCTTTGAACGGCTGCGCCAGGTACCTTACCTGGGCCGCCTGGGCCGCCTGTTGGAAACCGAGAGCGGCACCGGCAAGGTGCGCGTGCTGATCTGGTTCGGCGACGGGCGGGGTGGCGGCGTGGCCGGTCTGCTGCGCGACAATCCCCTGCGCACGCTGACGCTGGGCCACGGCCCCGAAACGATGTTCACCGTCTTCAACCGCTACTATCCGCCGGAGCTGGCGCATGTCGAACAGCGCGGCGCGTCGCCCGACCGCTCGCACCAGGCGCTGCTCGACGAGCTGGTGACCAAGGGTGCGCTTGGCCTGCTCAGCTATTTCGTACTCTTTGGCAGCGCGGCGCTGCTGGCGCTGCGCCGGGTGTGGCGCGCACCGCAGTTCGACGGCCAAGTGCTGGCGATCGCCGCCTTGAGCACACTGGCCGCCCACTTCGTCGAGGTGCTGGTCGGCATTCCGATCGTTGCGACGCTGACGCTGCTGTGGATCACGCTGGGCATACTGGTGGTCGGTGAGCGCCTGGAGCTGCTGCCCACCGCCGATCAGCCGACGCCGGCGCCGAGCCCGGCGAGCGCGCCCGCCGTCCGTCAGCCACGTGGTCGGCGTGCCGGAACGGCGCGCGGTGCGCCCGCACGGGTGATCACCGGCCGACGCAGCCGCTGGTGGCCGGCCTATCCTCTACTGCTGCTGGCCGCGCTGGCCTTGAGCTGGCAGTGGAACCTGCGCAACAACTACGCCGACATGTTTCTCAACCGCGCGCAGTCGTTCACGCCGCGCAACCTGCAGGACGAAGCCTTTGCCTATCAGAATGTGCTGCGCGCGGTCGAGATCGCGCCGCGCCAGGATTACTACTACCTGCAACTCGGCAACGCGCTGCTGCGCCTGATCTTTCCCTACAAGCTCAGTGCCGAGGGCACGGCCAGCGCCGCGCCGCCGCGTCCCGATCAGCACCTGGCCGACCTGTTCGTGATCCGTCCGCCCGCGGCGCGCGCGCGCGACCGCAACAGCCAGCCGCTGGATGGCGAGACCGATCGCGTCTATTGGCTGTTGCAGGAGAACAGCGCGCAGCAGATGTTGCAATACGCCCATCTGGTGCTGGAGCGTGCCTTTGCGCTCAATCCGGGCAACAAGGATCACTCCGCCAATCTGGGACGCCTGCACGCGCTGTGGGCGCGCCGCGCCAACGGCGGCCAGCCGCATCTCGACCAGGCGATCGAGTGGTTCGAGGTCGCACGCCGCATCGCGCCCAACGACGCGGCGATCCTCAACGAACTGGCGACGACCTACGCCTATGCCGGACAGACCGCGCGCGCCGAGCAGCTCTTGCGCGAGTCGCTCGCGCTCGATCCGATCTATGCCGAAACCTATGCCCGCCTGGGCGAGCTCTACCGCGCCAACGGGCGGCTCCAGGAGGCCGCCGAGCAGTTTGCCCAGGCGGTGCGCTACAACCGCACCATTCTGGACAGCGATCAGCGCCAGCTCGAGCCGATCCTCGAGTCGCTGCGCGCCGATGAGCAGGCCTTGGCGACGCTGCGCGCGGCCTTCGAGGAGGCCAAGCAGCGCTACGATCAGCAACGCGCGGCGGCCAGTGCTGCCGGTCGCCGGCCACCCGCCGATCCGTTCTTTCTAACCCAACTGGCGCGCGTGCGCGCTGCCAGCGGCGACCTGCCGGGCATGCACGCCGCCTTCGAGGAGGCCCTGGCGCTCGATCCGGGCAACGTCGCCTACCGCCGCCTCTACACCATCGCGCTGAGCGACACGCAGCAGTACGATGCGGCGCTGGCGCAGGCCGAGCAGGCCAAGACGCTCGCCGAGCAGCAACAGCTCACCCAGTACGCCAGCGACCTGCAACAGTTGATCGACCTGCTGCGTCCGCGGGCGGGCGGCTGA